A single genomic interval of uncultured Pseudodesulfovibrio sp. harbors:
- a CDS encoding LapA family protein, translating to MRFIKVLFLLALFVFSILFFSQNNDVLLQSLTLKLEIPYAMTLHSIPLPFGVLILAAFVAGSILTMFYFAVDKVRAGSKLKECKTRMASLEQELNSLRNMPISEEQPYASAEEKKEEEN from the coding sequence ATGCGTTTTATTAAAGTTTTGTTTCTTTTGGCCCTTTTCGTCTTCTCCATCCTGTTCTTCAGTCAGAATAACGATGTTCTGCTACAGAGCCTGACGTTGAAGTTGGAAATACCTTACGCCATGACGCTCCACTCCATCCCTCTGCCTTTTGGTGTTCTTATTCTTGCTGCTTTTGTTGCCGGTTCCATCCTGACCATGTTCTACTTTGCCGTAGACAAGGTTCGTGCCGGTTCCAAGTTGAAGGAATGTAAGACCCGTATGGCCAGCCTCGAGCAGGAACTGAATTCTCTGCGTAACATGCCTATCAGCGAAGAACAGCCTTATGCTTCTGCTGAAGAGAAGAAGGAAGAAGAAAACTAA
- a CDS encoding HIT domain-containing protein, with protein MDVLWAPWRLDYILGPKPDECVFCIPDDTSEDEERCILARGEHCFVIMNKFPYNNGHLMVTPYRHVSNLTDLSLEESNDCMLWLRRCTEILEKAFSPQGINMGLNLGEAAGAGIAQHLHFQIVPRWNGDASFMAVFGETTVIPQHLFSTYSKLRPLFDAITS; from the coding sequence ATGGATGTTTTGTGGGCGCCTTGGCGTCTTGATTATATACTTGGTCCGAAGCCCGATGAATGCGTGTTCTGTATCCCTGATGACACCTCAGAAGATGAAGAACGCTGCATACTTGCCCGTGGAGAACATTGCTTTGTCATCATGAATAAATTCCCGTATAATAACGGGCATCTCATGGTGACGCCATACAGGCATGTCAGCAACCTCACGGATCTTTCCCTCGAAGAATCCAACGATTGCATGTTGTGGCTCAGGCGTTGTACTGAAATTTTGGAAAAGGCGTTCAGTCCTCAAGGTATCAATATGGGGCTGAATCTTGGCGAAGCCGCAGGAGCTGGCATTGCCCAGCATCTGCACTTCCAGATAGTTCCCCGTTGGAACGGGGATGCTTCATTTATGGCTGTTTTTGGGGAAACTACGGTCATTCCCCAGCATTTGTTTTCAACTTACAGCAAGCTGCGGCCGCTGTTTGATGCAATAACATCTTAA